CAGGACGTTGCCACCTCCCACATGAAAGTTCCATTCCTGAGCCAAGACGCTTGATGCCGACACATTGCCCTCAATGCCCCATGAGTCCTCAATGCTGCCATGTTCATTTCCGAGGATGTTTGCCCGCCACCCTTTTGCGTTGCTTACCTCCACATAGCGGCATTCTGGAGCGGGGGCCTTGTCGAGGAAGAGGAGGCAGGTGTAGGTGGTGGCGCCGTCGAAGATTTGCTGGTCTCCGAAGTGGACGACGTGGGCGAGGTGCTGTCCTTCGGCGATGAGCTGTCGGACGGGGGCGCCGTATTTGGCGTTGAAGAACTTGTGGGGGCAGATGAAGCCGAGCCTTCCGGCGGGATTGAGGAGGCGGAGTCCCTGCTCGATGATGACGACGTAGATGTCGTAGTTGCCCTGCTGGGCGGCGCGGTAGAGGCGCTTGTAGATTTCGACTTCGAGGGGGGCCCACTCTTTCATGGTCTGGATGCGGATGTAGGGCGGGTTCCCGATGACGCAGTCGAAGCCGCCGTCTTTCATGGCCTGTGGGAACGCGGCGGCCCAGTCGAAGGGGTTGACGCGGCGCATCTCCCCGGGTTCGGGGAGGAGGTCGGCGGTGAAGTAGTCGGGGCCGATGAGGGAGTTGCCGCACTGGATGTTGGCGGCGAGGTTGGGCAGGACGCGCTCGTGGACGAGCATGCCCTGGCTGGAGAGGGAGCTGTTGTCTTCGCCTTCGAGGGCCTTGAGGAGGAGGGAGAGCTTGGAGACTTCGACGGCCTGGAGGTCAATGTCCACACCGAAGAGGTGGGTGGTGAGGATGCGTTTCTTCTCGCCGATGGTGAGGCGCCACGCGCCGGTGCGGGGGTCTTGGTGGACGGCCCTGGGGTGTTTCCCGGGGCTGTTTTCCTGATACCAGCGGAGGCAGTGGTCGAGGAGGCACTGGTAGGCGCCGAGGAGGAAGGAGCCGCTGCCGCAGGCCATGTCGAGGACGCGGAGGGGGGCTTTCCCTTTTCCCCCGGCGAGCTGGGCGGGGCTCTTTCCGGCGATGCGGACGCCGACGGTGTTGCGGACGATGTAGTCCACGATGTAGGCGGGGGTGTAGTAGACGCCGCCGGCCTTGCGGACTTCGGGCTTCTCCTCGACCTTGGCCTGGTGTCCGGCGGTGAGGCGGATGACCTTGCCGAGGAAGCGCTCGTAGACCGTGCCGAGAATCTCGACGGGGAGGATGCCGAAGTGGTAGGGGGAGCCGTGGGCGAAGTAGAGGCTCTGGAGGATGGGCTTGAAGACCTTGTCGTCGAGGACGAGTCCGGGGGTGATCCTGTCGGGGGGCTCGGGGGTCTCTTTCTCGGCGGTGAAGTGGAAGATGCCGGAGTTGTACTTGTCGTCGGCCTCGAGGCAGAGGGAGTGAATGAAGTGGTGGTAGATGTCGGGCTTCTTGGAGAGGTTCAGGAGCCGCTCGTAGGGCTCGAGGCCGCGGTCTTCGGCCATGCGCAGGAAGATGACGCGGTCAATGGTGCGCTGGACGGCGGCGTTGAGGTCGTCGGAGGAGAGGGCGGGGTTGCGCAGGGCGAGGTTGCGGGCGAGGCTTTCGCGCCATCCCTCGATCTCGCGGAGGAACTCGGTGTCCACCTCGGAGGTGCCGCGCTTGCGCTTGGAGGCGGTGTACTGGTCGAAGGCGCCGGACCAGACGGCGTCGCGGGAGAAGATGTCCCACAGCTCGCGCCAGCGGTCGGGGTACTGGTCGCAGGTGAGGTAGAGGGTGCGCGCGGCGGAGGCTTTGTCGCCGGGGCGGGGCCGGGTGGTGCAGTCGTAGACGGCGAACTCCTCGAAGTCCGTGAGGATGGAGACGGGGACCTTGCCGCTCCACCCGTAGCGGCGGAGCTGGAAGGCGGGGGCGGGGTCGGCGGCGAGGTTGACGCCGCATTTCTTGGCCTCGACGTAGAACTTGGGCGTGGTGCCGACGCGGAAGGCGTAGTCGGGGGCGCGCTGCTGGCCCTCGACGTCGAGGCTGTCCTCCGTGACGACCTCGCGGTACTGCGGGGCGACGAGGGCGGTGTTGCGCAGGTCCCAGCCGAGGGCCTCGAAGAGGGGGTCAATGAGGGCCTGACGGACGTGGGCCTCCTTGGTGCCCGGCCCGCGGTAGGTGTCGCGGTGCTGGGCGAAGAACTGGCAAATCTTCGCGGCCTCGTCGCGGCCCTGTTCAAAAGTCTTTCCCATGCGGCGCCTCCCTTGTCCGTTCGGGGTCCCCGTGATTGACGTGGGGCGATTATAACGGCCCCCGCGCGGCG
This window of the Candidatus Hydrogenedentota bacterium genome carries:
- a CDS encoding N-6 DNA methylase; this encodes MGKTFEQGRDEAAKICQFFAQHRDTYRGPGTKEAHVRQALIDPLFEALGWDLRNTALVAPQYREVVTEDSLDVEGQQRAPDYAFRVGTTPKFYVEAKKCGVNLAADPAPAFQLRRYGWSGKVPVSILTDFEEFAVYDCTTRPRPGDKASAARTLYLTCDQYPDRWRELWDIFSRDAVWSGAFDQYTASKRKRGTSEVDTEFLREIEGWRESLARNLALRNPALSSDDLNAAVQRTIDRVIFLRMAEDRGLEPYERLLNLSKKPDIYHHFIHSLCLEADDKYNSGIFHFTAEKETPEPPDRITPGLVLDDKVFKPILQSLYFAHGSPYHFGILPVEILGTVYERFLGKVIRLTAGHQAKVEEKPEVRKAGGVYYTPAYIVDYIVRNTVGVRIAGKSPAQLAGGKGKAPLRVLDMACGSGSFLLGAYQCLLDHCLRWYQENSPGKHPRAVHQDPRTGAWRLTIGEKKRILTTHLFGVDIDLQAVEVSKLSLLLKALEGEDNSSLSSQGMLVHERVLPNLAANIQCGNSLIGPDYFTADLLPEPGEMRRVNPFDWAAAFPQAMKDGGFDCVIGNPPYIRIQTMKEWAPLEVEIYKRLYRAAQQGNYDIYVVIIEQGLRLLNPAGRLGFICPHKFFNAKYGAPVRQLIAEGQHLAHVVHFGDQQIFDGATTYTCLLFLDKAPAPECRYVEVSNAKGWRANILGNEHGSIEDSWGIEGNVSASSVLAQEWNFHVGGGNVLLDRLSAMPEKLASIANIFVGTQTSADEVFVLERVRKDGGTITGFSKALSTEVTVEAGIVVPFLRGKDIRRYVTPRGEACLISPYDIKTDTCRLLDPNELKGHYPEAWHYLEMCRAFLEKREKGRFRGAGWYGFAYPKSMHLFSKAKIIAPDFNNVASYCHDVSGHFYKTGYGIIPLDPQMNQLYLLGLLNSKLLFWYLGQVGTFLRGGYVRFWTQFLEKIPIRRVSLENKAERQSHDRMVTLVTSMLTLHQQLAAAVSEAQRTVVERQIAATDAEINRLVYGLYGLTAEEIALVEAETK